The following DNA comes from Homalodisca vitripennis isolate AUS2020 unplaced genomic scaffold, UT_GWSS_2.1 ScUCBcl_3272;HRSCAF=8707, whole genome shotgun sequence.
tttagaaattttatttattttttcatgcaGATAGCGTTGTAAAagatacgaaaataaaaaaaattgtactcATATGATTGAACTGCGATTagttaggttttaatatttaatattgatgaAATGAAACTTTTACTGCAAATGACAAAGATAGcaacaatataataattcataaatgtaatatataagttttattaaaggTATGGGAAGCCTACAGAAGTACCTATACAATGTTCTTCACAGTTGgagttaatttcttataaatgaCTTCAAACATCAGTCAGGAATGCAAAGAATCTTAGAAGCTTTAGCTTTAATTACtataattgtaagttttaacttattaatgcTAATCTCTTCAAGAATTTGGAAGATTCCATACGTGAGATCTTTGTACACGTCGGAAGACTTATCAAAGTAGGTACTTCTAAAAAGATGGAAACTTGTAGGGACAGGAAGCTCTTATAGATCGAAAGCGAAACTTGGAGCTGGCAGAGGACAGGAACTCTTTTGGGGAGGTTCCACATGTCTGTATCATCTGAATTGGAACCTCGTACAGTCTGGGAGCTCTGAGAGGCTACCGGTAACCTCTCAAAGACAAAATCTTCAATATGCCGCAAGCTGTCAAATATCGGAAGCTCCCAAAGACAAGAAACTAATATACTGGAAACTTCTACAAAATAAAGTGTCCAGAGtctaaaatttactaaacggtgGAAAATCTCTGGAGTAGAAACATTTTCTAACATAAAACATCAAGGGATATGAGTGTTCATAGGCTAGAAACTGTAATAGACCGACAGCTTTCAAgaataaaagaatttgaaatcTAAAATGTTTCAAGACATGAATGCTCCCAGTGCTACTTATAGATCTTTTCTGAAAACATTCAGAGACCAGAAACTTTCAGAGGTTTAAAGCTCCAGTGACTGATAACTTCCGAATGTAAAGAACATTTACAAGATAAAAAACGAAAATTTGGGTGCTGACATTAATAAAtaggattaaaatatttctgagtacttggataatatttttacactttctAAAACCAGCACGTGGCTTGGTAGATCTCGAGTgaaagtaataatagtaaattttctaatagtaaatattagtttatatatatagaagagcaaaatatttacttaaaaaaggaTGAATGTGAATATTTGTAATACGGTATTTTCTAACCTATGTTAAGTGATAATAAGCGTAACAAATGGCAGTAAAATGAGTGATATAAAATGACAGAACAATTATCATTCTCAGTCAACTGTACAATCACAGATAACGTAATTTAATACTGCAATACATTATGTTAGCGTATTCAGTTGCATCTGTTATGTTGTACTGAGAACTCGTATCGTGACAAGATGTGGTGTTTTCCATTTCTCTTCGCTGAATCACCACCACCATGGATACGCAGATCTACAGCAAGACTTATACGATACGGATCAAGTCCTGGAGGGACTTTTGGATTTCGGTCTCCTGGAGAACCAAGCCTTGGAGGGACCAGTGGCATTTGGCGTCCTGTACTACCAACCCCTGTAGGAACCGGTGAACTTAGGTGTCCTATAGAACAAAATCCTGGAAGCACCGGTGGCATTTGGCGTCCTGTATATCCAAGCCCTGGAGGGACCGGTGGATTTTGGTCTCCTGTAGAACCAAATCCAGGAGGCACCAGAGGTATTTGGCGTGCTGTACATCCAAGCCCTGGAGGGACCAGTGGATTTTGGCCTTCTGTAGAACCAAATCCAGAAGGCACCGGAGCCATTTGGCGTCCTGTACATCCAAGCCCTGGAGGGACCGGCGGATTTTGGTCCCCCGTAGAACCAAATCCCGGAGGCATCGGAGACATTTGGCGTCCTGTACATCCAGGCCCTGGAGGGACCGGCGGATTTTGGTCTCCCATAGAACCAAATCCCGGAGGCATCGGAGACATTTGGCGTCCTGTACATCCAGGCCCTGGAGGGACCGGCGGATTTTGGTCCCCCGTAGAACCAAATCCCGGAGGCATCGGAGACATTTGGCGTTCTGTACATCCAGGCCCTGGAGGGACCGGCGGATTTTGGTCTCCCGTAGAACCAAATCCCGGAGGCATCGGAGACATTTGGCGTCCTGTACATCCAGGCCCTGGAGGGACCGGCGGATTTTGGTCCCCCGTAGAACCAAATCCCGGAGGCATCGGAGACATTTGGCGTCCTGTACATCCAGGCTCTGGAGGGACCGGCGGATTTTGGTCTCCCGTAGAACCAAATCCCGGAGGCATCGGAGACATTTGGCGTCCTGTACACCCAGGCCCTGGAGGGACCGGCGGATTTTGGTCCCCCGTAGAACCAAATCCCGGAGGCATCGGAGACATTTGGCGTCCTGTACATCCAGGCCCTGGAGGGACCGGCGGATTTTGGTCTCCCGTAGAACCAAATCCCGGAGGCATCGGAGACATTTGGCGTCCTGTACATCCAGGCCCTGGAGGGACCGGCGGATTTTGGTCCCCCGTAGAACCAAATTCCGGAGGCATCGGAGACATTTGGCGTCCTGTACATCCAGGCCCTGGAGGGACCGGCGGATTTTGGTCCCCCGTAGAACCAAATCCCGGAGGCATCGGAGACATTTGGCGTCCTGTACATCCAAGCCCTGGAGGGACCGGCGTATTTTGGTCTCCCGTAGAACCAAATCCCGGAGGCATCGGAGACATTTGGCGTCCTGTACATCCAGGCCCTGGAGGGACCGGCGGATTTTGGTCCCCCGTAGAACCAAATCCCGGAGGCATCGGAGACATTTGGCGTCCTGTACAACCAAGTTCTGGATGGCCCGATAGTATTTGGCGTCCTGTGGAAGCTGAATTTGGGAAGTCCGGTTAAATCTGGCCTCCTACTAATCTCTTGTGTGATGTGGATCTTAAGGCGTGTGCACTGTTTTCCTGTAGAGACACCTgggtaaaaatgttatatttttattaagttctactaagtttagtaaaaataaattttttgttcaaaaaggTTTTTGATCTCATTATTACAAATGGAAGCcgtaaaaccttaaaaaataaacatttttgtagtaGGTTACGGAACAGGGTTCTTTTGACATTTTCCAAAGTTACGTGTAACAAAAAATAGCAACATAGAGAATCTACTCCTACTCAGGTACAACACTAACCAAACATACAgactcaaaattcaatttaagtgGCCATTGTAAAGAGAGAAAGAGATTTCTAAATAGgctaagttaaatattttttatctcgCCAAACTTatctactatataaaaattagtcGCTAAATTTGTTGCTAATATCAGGAACGGCTCACCAATTCGGCTGAATCTGTTTTTAATATTCGAAGAAGTCCGAGGAAGAAAATCTTTCCAGGAATATTTAATAGATCAGGAAAATAATTCAAGTCCAAAGTGAACTGACACCTAACAGCTGTTGATACTTTCAGTTAAATTTCATTAGAGGCATGAAACATtcgtttacattattttaaattctagaaAATATTAGAAACACAGTGCTTTTTAATGGGTAGTGTAATGCACATTGCTAAGACGGAGTTACAATTAAAGTTTTACCTTAAATTGCATCAGTGACGAATGATTGCACCAGTAATAATACATTGGAAGTAACTATTATactctgttataaaacccaccttaatgatCGAAGTTACTAGAAACTGGTTGGctcctttattattttgtatggcatttttactgtagctAAGGAGTATCAAAAGGATGGAATACTCTTCCCCGGAAAGAGAACACAATgatgatttttgaataaaatagtctttattctaagttatttatatctaaaatgtgtatttattttcttggtcagtgcaataACATAAACTCAACGTGGATCCATAAGTATATCAAAACCGAGAGTAAATTTAAACGGCCGGAACTTATACAtttgaccgcagtaacttttTAGTCGTACGATATTTATCATTAGGACAAACAGCCAAACTCTAAGTAGGCCAACTGAAAGCATTAATGCTTTGACAAAGAAGGCATTGTTATAGCCCTTCGATTTTGAGAATTGTGAATTTGAGAAAACTGGAACATTTTCTTCGAGTTCCAAAactttagaatttggaaaaataattataatatttaaatttcataatacaataattttcactTACATTTTTCAACTGTTGACACTTTTAACCTTCTTTGATGTTTCAGCTGAcgaagtttataaaaaaagtttgaaacatatgttaacgtttcaatattgtaaaatattaagtacagtaACATCAGTAGTGGAATGCAAATAACAGAGACAAAGTTATTCTAGACTGCGCTAATGAAGAATCAAAAACATGTAATACATTAGAAATAccttgttaaaactttttttatattattaaaacaatgttataaaactcATCTCAAATTcatcttaatgaacaaagctatgAATCTTTGCACATAGGGTAATCAAAACTGGTTAGCTTCCTTCACATtgtgatatggtattttaaaGTGGCTTAAACACTAacactaacatatatatatatatactaatatatatactatatatatatatatatatatatatatatatatactatatatatatatatatatttatttatttattttgcatagaCTTCGTGAGGATTACCAGCTAATATCGGGGGTAGATTTTTGACTATAGGCTTCTCGTTCATaagagtatatatgtatatttgattCATCAGAACAATAACGCAACTACACTATGGCACTGTAAATACCTAGGACCGAAAGAAGATTACAAGAGTCGGAAGCAGACCATTTGGAAGTAGGTTTCTGAAACCTACATcctaactaattttataaatgccCCTGGTGAGTGTTATAAATCCAGAGTGAGttttttgttattctttaaaGCGTAAACTATTcacccgattgtactgaaattttaaatggacattcttaAGCTCCATGTAACCATGAACGTATAGGTCTGTTCTCATTTCAAAAACTCCTCCGGGCCACACAACTTAGtatctaaagttgcattacaccaaacaaatattattaaatgaatgagcttgttaaatgtaatgaactgttctttgtaaatacagttttataacagtaacaccatatgttttaacatttgccgcattattttaaatttttttacatttatagtcgtTAAAAGTACTTATAATATCAACCTTTTCTATAATCGCTGTTTGGCATATAGTAAGCAAATAtccagaaaagaaaattaaaagttttaataaaatatacttttaactctACGTTTTGGTAAATGTTACGTATGTAGtgtttggtcagtactgtaatttAGATGTAAAAGACAAAGATCTAAcgtttattattaacttaaagtCTGTTACTAAACCCAAGtcagttgtcttttgacagaagtaggcttttaCTACGTTTAGTTGATTTGAATACTGAAACCGTGATGCAATGGTTACAGGCGGGTACCAATGTTATTGCCTGGAGGAAGGGCTACGCCGAGGACTGTACTGGGCGAAAACATATTGTCAAAGTAGTGGCGTggtgaaattatattaaatgttttaaattaatttctaattttttacataCGTTCAGCgttaagagattaaaaaaaaacactaaatagttttaatgagTCGGCGATGAATTATGGATAGAAAAGATGTAATAACCCTATGTAGTCTTCAAACTACCAAATATGGAATTGTGCTTAGATAGATTATCCAAGGGACCACGGTAAGTATCATAAGTTTGATTAAAGCTGTGAACCATATCTTCCTTCAGAATTAACGTCACAACATGGAGCATCATATCGCGATTATTcagtatttgtattataatatcttaaattaaatttataatatccaCTTTAGACCGATCTCTTTCTTTGCACAGTCTACTTGCAGTATATCGCAGTAGACATgaagcaaaaataaaacaatctactATGATTTGGTAAGAGTAGTGACGCAACTTATTGGTGCAGTGATTGCAACTTTTTGAGCGGATATAATAGTTTTGCAGTCATTATATCTGTATTTCGACTACTTAGATCGTTGTCTCAACGGCCTGTAGAATAAACTACCCACTGTCTTCTTCGATGCCAATGCTGAGATTATGAAAAAGATCGTATGTGACAAAAGTGTAATgcacaaatttaaatgaaagtaaatatttccGTCTTCTTAGTACTCTTTTATCACTGCCAGTAGAACacagtgtatttattattaaaaaaaactttacaccACAAGCTAAGAAGACAATATTTTGAAGGTTTTGTacaagccgcgtttacaccggagtttAAAACACGAGTTGCAAACTGAAATTGCAAACATCTCTAAAAACGCGCATTTTTAGACGAAACATTTCGCTGTTGCAAACAGTTTGTCATTGTTTGcaacagaaatatttgtttccacctgaagtcggtaaagatcaaaaTGAGTTGCAAACTTTAGTTTCGGTCACTATGTGCCGTTGAAAAATGAAACAGAAACATTTCCCCGCCATCCCCTACGCTACCACCTCCACTCTCATTCACGTGATCACTCGCACCACCCTGTCTCGACTCAAGTGCCATTTTCTGTCTGGACTGCTACTAGTTACCTCGTGCTTGTTGTGAGTTCTCTCGTGCTTGTTGTGAGTTATCTCGTGCGTGTTGTGAGTGATCAGTGGTGAGTGACAATGGAAAATTTACTGAGTGAGATGGAGTGGGGAtaagacaacattttaaaattaattagcttGTACAGAGAACAGCAAGTCCTGTGGAACCAAACTATTCccgaatacaaaaataaaaacatgaaaatatacgCATGGAATGGCATTTCACGTGAAATGAATTTAAGCAAAGCAGaggtacaaaataaaatgagGAACCTCATTATTCAATTCAATAGAGAAGCCAAAAAGGGGAATAAGTATGGATCAGGGGCCGACGATGGGAAAACCAAGTGGAAGTTTTTTCAATCAATGATGTTCCTGAAGGACAAAACGATCCCCTGGCAAGCTCGAGAGACAGCGGGGGAGCATGAAGCAGTTGGCCCACGGGTaagcttttttaataattatgtatatttttactgaaaaattttacaataaacattttacaattaaaacaacactAAATGTAAGCTTGTGCTTATGTTAACGTTATCAGGATTACACTACGATTTCACATTGCCTTAACTTATCTTGCCAGGAGACTGATCCTTGAGGACTCTTAAAATTTTCTGCAAACTCTTGTCGGATCTCCTTTGCTAGCTCCGAGGGTTTCCTAGGAATCCGATTTAGACGGAGAAGTGTCCCCTGGGGCATTGCATTCCATCCGCCCTCCACTGGCCAGGTACAAGAGTTCCACTTCCATCTTCACTATCGTACGTCCCTGAGGGATTGTACGATGCACTTGACGACTCGCTCCTCATTAAAAAGTTGTGCAGATGCTCACATGTTAATACAAATCTTTCAGCGTTTTCTGGTTCAAGAAGAAGTGGTTTTCTGAGTACTCTAAACACTACCGATACAATTCCAAACACATTTTCGACGACTCTACGCGCAAGGCATTGGCGATAGTTAAAGTTTCGTTCAAGACTTCCTTTAACTAGAGAATATTAGTTGGAACAGGTTTTGAACTGACAAGCTCTATAATGT
Coding sequences within:
- the LOC124372449 gene encoding basic proline-rich protein-like translates to MSPMPPGFGSTGDQNPPVPPGPGCTGRQMSPMPPGFGSTGDQNTPVPPGLGCTGRQMSPMPPGFGSTGDQNPPVPPGPGCTGRQMSPMPPEFGSTGDQNPPVPPGPGCTGRQMSPMPPGFGSTGDQNPPVPPGPGCTGRQMSPMPPGFGSTGDQNPPVPPGPGCTGRQMSPMPPGFGSTGDQNPPVPPEPGCTGRQMSPMPPGFGSTGDQNPPVPPGPGCTGRQMSPMPPGFGSTGDQNPPVPPGPGCTERQMSPMPPGFGSTGDQNPPVPPGPGCTGRQMSPMPPGFGSMGDQNPPVPPGPGCTGRQMSPMPPGFGSTGDQNPPVPPGLGCTGRQMAPVPSGFGSTEGQNPLVPPGLGCTARQIPLVPPGFGSTGDQNPPVPPGLGYTGRQMPPVLPGFCSIGHLSSPVPTGVGSTGRQMPLVPPRLGSPGDRNPKVPPGLDPYRISLAVDLRIHGGGDSAKRNGKHHILSRYEFSVEQSNSGKPLILYNKYRESHCLKMGKESGDVWVKNVERRRGPMPTINNIKHHGPRPITIRTLSLSPPPTRSTASSAATVCASTPDS